One part of the Plasmodium yoelii strain 17X genome assembly, chromosome: 13 genome encodes these proteins:
- a CDS encoding AP2 domain transcription factor, putative codes for MQNQLNGMDATKTKENGKTGIYKELSEDEINHVYFETKIDDNYKNANKDNNSNQLKHNIFNSLKYQEKNVMNFHELPFNDSSNNNGFYSINNDHNKEITKNKIVTQGNEGYINENINSSCNTMPLLNSNINYKSSNFFENNNIFDKKNEQNMKNDIYIKDNYVNINEVNNIRTSYISNNESNVNLNTFLNINKNNLISDNINMLKIPQNNDNPFNKNNLINKNTNTLDNIQFINYINNNEYPTNMPNHIDTSNNHIIKQNGNNFLPYNKSSISEMCSTYPYLDYMKHDSYDDANISDIRNEFGFNNVKNSNCSTKTIEGGGPTFIYNNNYYLNNNPGNPLYINREILSPQSSNLFDYDNNYADENNYKINSVNSLGNNNYIDQNSNALKNEVTIRNMKLPQLVTSVNSFNHVMNTSNNNMRQQINQHNYRQTDLLHNNILPTQNNIIYDNEKHNLQNTFDFVSHNGQTNSSKTKDNNNSNSNNFSIYRNDVNDNMGIDNKFRNSSNNDDLEINNTKIDTPIFNPKYYQDTNLLNIFNGEKNIQINKPPLVNHSNELNNSAYTNIVYNNYNHNFNYDMINSPDKFKMEKTENVNYWDDNKLICNNNSSDIFQQNYSNINEYEQNDYKESNMHNGYTDSEKTVQTSRFINIPSKKETTKNNQVNKLEECNIKKEDANINSNYFKNCINLDNEQNFNNFTNFNKQIENKNNDVTHSYELSLLKEDHNDAYNKNDDYFEDIEQQRKNIYNFYLQSFLNSINNVRDTGKVNHVDSQNNTPNDEDIECSNTFENERCENKEIITQQNNDIDNMVLCNLKHMKNKKLLKNCPKVKEYFSYVDYYIKSLRLLYTKLLSNRNLIFILASEILSKNNSNDIKNIYNSSYYNDKYSYIKELISIFLPEPPIFPPLQIWLYFGKKYASQLHKLHLTIYIIYQKIIYNFSNILLQINDDQINHSEKRGYTKKHVTDSLNYFCVRENKMNEKEHSCQYIKRGTLLNKPTKNIDTQNNNNDILLTQDSSILSTDSDGHSKLRNSYCASNEEGYKNNYIIERHLFQINQKLENIMDSVNNISKFIKFPKDINNDKEKEKCSNITKSKNENTNKICYISSDSDFTIDQINSDPNGENTHDQNAVDVGDDDNKNNNTGKQTYDHISNRKKNEEIDETNENNKLDTSENDIGGNEQIVTYDNLEKNNINTKDGKNDSLDDNISPFEKLYTMNDSMLENDSLKILDAIKYELKEVYNKIKNLNVYGNYMALASNTFVSDNEFGEPNTQFAHFDDMNKYDDTHVDISSRQNSDIFKLFPNTIFSENNKKYIEENKQILNDMSNNTIFTNENINTSILCDLNYADSIFKNFLFLSKDIYNSLSKYGSYSLKGKIMGQSNLAQLRNFDPTNKHPELNNLDQMCNYQLIPISEVCEGKSFSDKDHINISKYEDPNNNIELEQIDTLESIPNIHQNEENDTNSNIFNNKNNLFFYEKNNTYNISESKNIYANMDEKFDANIEGNNYCISSNLNNPNKTLSENNMFSKNEKNQDNTMINIDTNFLPYNNLEQHQKIYPTKIENEKEICVLNSRKFTPTCYESNNNKNGNINRNFVIYKNQKNDLHQTDSKENYYFPSNEININDKNINNTELMQHNYYTNNIFNNNCNENDHNNYQYNKNNEEDDTSNNNFSYTTNYQNSKDSRYISYIKNSNSNTEDNIKNISQNIMTASHGVRNTNKINDDTICKKSNYDDNQNNYLNIINNSDQYINNISQNEEENPYFESFVDNNNSYNILNKRNSNSFIYNDINEENEKNQNNNMYYTSNLNTNSIQYSQPNQVNQYDINYYPNKKTDKQTNQHNEHIKYLSNNQSFNQNISNQINNIPLEDLQMHIDNYNTKLLQNTNLNNNNNNSENLMSNKYIYLNSKKYNIPESNINCNNIMSNTQLFNMNKSDNNTNYYNNNSSNYFNDLTNYNNVKNNEMQSPNQIKNPECTETKNEIQTSNSHYTNTFINLNENNNFPINNSTNSCINTNNDEFISNYQIHCDTPKNYDNNYKISKEYHRDEILENQNYISTNSSDRDNEYRNKMIYTMEKEPNKKEYIENYSENVLKSKEENKPLENFQVGIDTPDKFSTNIDKCEQNDTNSLVKTQNMDTNQMNDMNKKKLKKMLEITNQLIGKKYRGISYDPTRNGWSTFVYKDGVRYKKFFSSLKYGNLLAKKKCIEWRVKNLSPDSHAYIFSIKAKDEFNSILNDNINENINYPYDENNNNNNSTQETPDKNNNRDIFYVNAFLNLFNKENKSTDISNHNDKLNKKDTIETSNKRKKEIKNKSNTILGDYKNDEKSNIQKNGNNLVTLNCNDNSNEENPHNIYCQTYEEGKNKSNNNINFDNQIGNETLKHIEMQNQETHEMHITKKNSQLSKKKNCEDSQIKNIFLNTTSEELLSKNRKDDNDNNSFYPNDIHISQNEKNEDNLSKTVNIEISYKNGYPNNYKINTVQNEETETIQNIDLNSEYYTSSNKKDEQSYDALNSTYNYASDNYTHLEVNNENNLSFKQLDNKKKRKIDVIKCDESISNSSKAIFEGMKSQCGDSEDKINDSINLDTNKSPILYNFLEEKNNSETNHTPKNNEEEIMNNLFGIAKNYVNLQKNQMYKEEVNAQYEQVGNIYSDHDKDAKKENEQKMWGYRKWENMDQNMDQSMDKNVEEKSGKELYEERYVTPPNGNTQNDLEEYEKDNKKETINKKRKMFIENIDIDDKSYYMYKETLLNYMNKCNYTNEEEKKIFMMFLKFNKEWVLLELNGLEDIYHDYFRKKIEAFYKSYLIKLKVNKPQTKESTDDETEQTQNKTCKQSKNSMPNKIANKRKEQIRDLQLIFEKKINTSWMCMIFPIHFLYIFSYKIFCILKYTTKKSKKRKKKEKYDDDDNCRKNNYEHDENNYINLNNDQYDEKDKQLTSKFKGVNFIKYKKAWCFTYIDVDDKRKKKLFQIDDYGFKESKALSILFRKSFVYHLTKMHTFLNRLIFNKNINMNICNEFDDKYENKIISKQVSANSIIYNGTINDYIEHYKRYEEFLVCYGKIIYFNEMKNIYLNSKDKQNVLNYIPIEIHNKITNDIEPINLLTGTRNYFSKKSKLFTLPKGIVYLSGYFLWVVLYLNKNNKEIIISFSVRKYGFEKARAKCIECYYILLNNYGFKPINISGVIDLILENDLESKSYNLLDYSTENIISLEHLFYFFSPSSYILKNNTLYKKINNNTTLTSYYDSIFPGEYEQISSLDIFQNFEASHKIDEPNESTNATSIDVGQGNSSYSSNTWNNNIETNQEWTIQKENFHTSQMDIQNNEMNIDVNDKENGLRIPIEHTQKNKIENKNEYEIIYNTLNTDIFSNNTVDAEKKNIPLYFTDDESKKSKKLNRDLQNTNNMTSQYNISNNSYLLNTYCDINLDSRNKSPNSIERDNMGNSYNDFCMPNNIDHKIELNDELNMERTHDAITIPLTMPNMFDNGTTPEYIDENENENMTELNSETNNISYRYYEHENKKINNFENTNIGNNNHNNTFIHPNISKQSMNKDIYSFLCDNNLQDCYLKKHYDELFNNKEVNNYVFKKVSKKEEHLGIFILLNSQWLSDSFFDNINQIETKYADIYSFENYLNTREEVLNWKHQKTFIKDCSDISKKLPRIVGVHYDSHTNAWVVNCTINKKRHDKKFLVKTFGFLQARKLAIEHRRKLFQSSKRNMPNSGKQNIK; via the coding sequence atgcaaaaccAATTAAATGGAATGGATGCCACAAAAACAAAGGAAAATGGTAAAACCGGCATTTATAAAGAATTAAGTGAAGACGAAATAAATCATGTTTATTTTGAAACAAAAATTGATGATAATTACAAAAATGctaataaagataataacAGTAACCAATTGAAgcacaatatatttaatagtttaaaatatcaagaaaaaaatgtgatGAATTTTCATGAATTGCCTTTTAATGATTCTTCAAACAACAACGGATTTTAttctataaataatgatcataataaagaaataacaaaaaataaaatagtgaCACAAGGAAATGAAGGTTacattaatgaaaatataaattcttCCTGCAACACAATGCCGTTATTGAATAGTAAcattaattataaaagttctaatttttttgagaataataatatttttgacaaaaaaaatgaacaaaatatgaaaaatgatatatatataaaggacaattatgtaaatataaatgaagtAAACAATATAAGAACATCATACATCAGTAATAATGAAAGTAATGTAAatcttaatacatttttaaatataaataaaaataatttaataagtgataatataaatatgttaaaaattcctcaaaacaatgataatccatttaataaaaataatttaattaataaaaatacaaatacaTTGGATAACATtcaatttattaattatataaataataatgaataccCAACTAATATGCCTAATCATATTGATACTTCAAAtaatcatataataaaacaaaatggaaataattttttaccaTATAATAAATCTTCTATATCGGAAATGTGTTCTACATATCCTTACCTCGATTATATGAAACATGATTCATATGATGATGCAAATATTAGCGATATCCGAAATGAATTTGGCTTCaataatgttaaaaataGCAATTGTAGCACCAAAACTATTGAAGGGGGGGGCCctacttttatttataataataattattatctaAACAATAACCCTGGAAATCCgttgtatataaatagagAAATTTTATCACCTCAATCATCTAACCTCtttgattatgataataattatgctgatgaaaataattataaaataaatagtgtCAATAGTTTAGGGAATAATAACTATATTGACCAAAATTCAAATGCTTTAAAAAATGAGGTAACAATTAGAAATATGAAATTACCTCAACTCGTAACCTCAGTTAATAGTTTTAATCACGTCATGAATACTAGTAATAATAACATGAGACAACAAATTAACCAACATAATTATAGACAAACAGATTTGTTACATAACAACATATTGCCTAcccaaaataatattatttatgacAATGAAAAACATAATTTACAGAATACCTTTGATTTTGTGTCTCACAATGGACAAACAAATAGTAGTAAGACCAAAGATAACAATAATTCAAACTCTAATAATTTCTCAATTTATAGAAACGATGTAAATGATAATATGGGGATAGATAATAAATTTCGAAACTCaagtaataatgatgattTAGAAATTAATAACACAAAAATTGATACACCGATTTTTAATCCTAAATATTATCAAGATACAAATTTattgaatatatttaatggagaaaaaaacatacaaataaataaaccgCCACTTGTTAATCATAGTAACGAGTTAAATAATTCTGCTTATACAAatatagtatataataattataatcatAATTTCAATTATGATATGATAAATTCACCAGACAAAtttaaaatggaaaaaacagaaaatgTTAATTATTGGGATGATAATAAACTCATTTGTAATAACAATTCTTCTGatatttttcaacaaaaTTATTCTAACATTAAtgaatatgaacaaaatgattACAAAGAATCTAATATGCACAATGGTTATACTGATTCGGAAAAAACTGTACAAACTTCTCgctttataaatataccttcaaaaaaagaaacaactaaaaataatcaagttaataaattagaagaatgcaatattaaaaaagaagatgCCAATATAAATTccaattattttaaaaactgcataaatttagataatgaacaaaatttcaataatttcactaattttaataaacaaatcgaaaataaaaataatgacgTAACTCATTCATATGAACTTAGTTTACTCAAAGAAGATCACAATGATGCGTATAATAAGAATGATGACTATTTTGAAGATATAGAACaacaaagaaaaaatatttacaatttttatttacaatcATTTTTAAACAGTATAAACAATGTGCGTGATACTGGGAAGGTTAACCATGTGGATAGCCAAAACAACACACCCAATGATGAAGATATAGAATGTAGTAATACTTTTGAAAATGAACGatgtgaaaataaagaaataataactcaacaaaataatgatatagaTAATATGGTATTATGTAATTTAAaacatatgaaaaataaaaagcttttaaaaaattgtccAAAAGTAAAAGAATATTTTTCCTATGtagattattatattaaatcatTACGCTTATTATATACTAAACTGCTAAGTAATagaaatttaatatttatattagctAGCGAAATATTAtctaaaaataattcaaatgacataaaaaatatatacaattcttcatattataatgataaatattcatatattaaagaattaatatcaatttttttaccAGAACCTCCTATTTTCCCACCTTTGCAAATATGGTTATATTTTggtaaaaaatatgcatctCAATTACATAAATTGCATTTAaccatttatataatatatcaaaaaattatCTACAATTTTTCTAACATATTACTACAAATAAATGATGATCAAATAAACCATTCAGAAAAAAGAGGATATACCAAAAAACATGTAACAGAttcattaaattatttttgtgttcgtgaaaataaaatgaatgaGAAAGAACATTCATGTCAGTATATTAAAAGAGGAACTTTGCTAAATAAACCCACAAAGAATATAGAcacacaaaataataataatgatatactTTTAACTCAAGATTCATCAATTTTATCGACAGATAGTGATGGTCATAGTAAACTTAGAAATAGCTATTGTGCATCTAATGAAGAAgggtataaaaataattatattattgaaCGTCATTTATTCCAAATAAATCAAAAGTTGGAAAATATAATGGATTCAGTTAATAATATATcgaaatttataaaattcccaaaggatataaataatgataaggaaaaagaaaaatgttCCAATATaactaaatcaaaaaatgagaatacaaataaaatttgttatataAGTTCTGATTCTGATTTTACAATTGATCAAATTAATTCGGATCCCAATGGTGAAAATACACATGATCAAAATGCAGTTGATGTTGgggatgatgataataaaaataataatacaggAAAACAGACATATGATCATATATCAAaccgaaaaaaaaatgaagaaatagaTGAAAccaatgaaaataataaacttGATACAAGTGAGAATGATATTGGAGGAAATGAACAAATAGTTACATATgataatttagaaaaaaataatattaatactaAAGATGGAAAAAATGATAGTCTTGATGATAATATTAGTCCCTTTGAAAAATTGTATACTATGAATGATTCAATGTTAGAAAATGATTCTCTAAAAATTTTGGATGCAATCAAATATGAATTGAAagaagtatataataaaataaaaaatttaaatgtaTATGGTAATTATATGGCATTAGCTAGTAATACTTTTGTTTCAGATAATGAATTTGGAGAACCAAACACACAGTTTGCTCATTTTGAtgatatgaataaatatgatgataCTCATGTTGATATATCTAGTAGACAAAATTCTGATATATTTAAACTATTTccaaatacaatttttagcgaaaataataaaaaatatatcgaagaaaataaacaaatattgAATGACATGagtaataatacaatttttacaaatgaaaatataaatactaGTATATTATGTGATTTAAATTACGCAGATAGTATTTTTaaaaactttttatttttatcaaaagatATATACAACAGTTTATCGAAATATGGAAGTTACTCACTCAAGGGAAAGATAATGGGTCAAAGTAATTTGGCACAACTCCGAAACTTCGATCCAACAAATAAACATCccgaattaaataatttagacCAAATGTGTAATTATCAACTAATACCGATAAGTGAAGTTTGTGAAGGGAAATCATTTTCTGATAAagatcatataaatatttctaaATATGAGGACCCGAATAATAATATCGAATTAGAACAAATTGACACATTAGAATCGATACCTAATATACATCAGAATGAAGAGAATGATACcaattcaaatatatttaataataaaaataatttatttttttatgaaaaaaataatacttataaTATTAGcgaatcaaaaaatatatatgcaaatatgGATGAAAAGTTTGATGCTAATATAGAGGGTAACAATTATTGTATAAGTTCCAATTTAAATAATCCAAATAAGACATTATCCGAAAATAACATGTTTtcaaaaaatgagaaaaaccAAGATAATACTATGATAAATATAGACACAAATTTTTTACcgtataataatttagaacaacatcaaaaaatatatcctacaaaaattgaaaatgaaaaagaaatttGTGTTTTAAACTCAAGAAAATTTACTCCAACTTGTTATGAATccaataacaataaaaatggaaatataaatagaaactttgttatttataaaaatcaaaaaaatgatttacaTCAAACAGATAgtaaagaaaattattattttccatCCAATgagataaatataaatgataaaaatataaataacactGAATTAATGCAACACAACtattatacaaataatatttttaataataattgcaATGAAAATgatcataataattatcaatataacaaaaataatgaagaagatgatacatctaataataatttttcttataCAACTAATTATCAAAATAGTAAAGATTCACGTTATATttcttatataaaaaatagtaatagcAATACTGaagacaatataaaaaacattaGTCAAAATATTATGACTGCATCCCATGGGGTGAggaatacaaataaaataaatgatgatacaatatgtaaaaaatccAACTACGATGATAACCAAAATAATTATCTTAACATAATAAACAATTCTGAccaatatattaataatatttcccaaaatgaagaagaaaatCCATATTTTGAATCTTTtgtagataataataattcatataatatattaaataaaagaaatagtAATTcgtttatatataatgatataaatgaggaaaatgaaaaaaatcaaaataataatatgtattatacTAGCAATTTAAATACAAATTCTATTCAATATAGCCAACCCAACCAAGTAAATCAATATGACATCAATTATTatccaaataaaaaaactgaTAAACAAACTAATCAACATAATGAGCATATAAAATATCTTTCAAATAATCAATCATTCAATCAAAATATTAGCAACCAAATAAATAACATTCCCTTAGAAGATTTGCAAATGCATATTGACAATTACAATACCAAATTGTTACAAAATaccaatttaaataataataataataattctgaaaatttaatgtcaaataaatatatttatcttaattctaaaaaatacaatattcCAGAATCCAACATAAATTGCAATAATATAATGAGTAATACccaattatttaatatgaacAAATCAGATAATAACACAAACTATTATAACAACAACAGtagtaattattttaatgatttaacgaattataataatgtaaaaaataacgaaatGCAATCACCAAATCAAATTAAAAATCCAGAATGTActgaaacaaaaaatgaaattcaAACTTCTAATTCTCATTACACAAACACATTTATTAacttaaatgaaaataataatttcccaATCAATAATAGCACAAACAGTTGCATAAATACTAACAATGATGAATTTATTTCAAATTATCAAATTCATTGTGATACtccaaaaaattatgataataattataaaataagtaagGAATATCATAGAGATGAAATATTAGAAAACcaaaattatatatcaaCAAATAGCAGTGATCGTGATAATGAATATAGAAACAAAATGATATACACAATGGAAAAAGAACCaaataaaaaggaatatatagaaaattattcagaaaatgttttaaaaagcaaagaagaaaataagcCTTTAGAAAATTTTCAAGTAGGGATAGATACCCCTGATAAATTTAGTACCAATATTGATAAATGTGAACAAAATGACACAAATAGTCTTGTTAAAACACAAAATATGGATACAAATCAAATGAatgatatgaataaaaaaaaactaaaaaaaatgctagaAATAACAAATCAACTAATTGGAAAAAAGTATAGAGGTATTTCTTATGACCCAACAAGAAATGGATGGTCAACATTTGTATATAAAGATGGAgttagatataaaaaatttttctCTTCATTAAAATATGGAAATCTattagcaaaaaaaaaatgtatagaaTGGAGAGTCAAAAATTTAAGTCCAGATTCccatgcatatattttttctattaaagCGAAAGATGAATttaattctatattaaatgataatataaatgaaaatattaattatccatatgatgaaaataataataataataatagtactCAAGAAACACctgataaaaataacaacagagatatattttatgttaatgcctttttgaatttattcaataaagaaaataagtCAACTGATATTTCAAATCataatgataaattaaataaaaaggatACCATCGAAACATCTAATAAAcgaaaaaaggaaataaaaaataaaagtaacaCAATTTTGGgtgattataaaaatgatgaaaaatcaaatatacagaaaaatggaaataatttGGTTACTTTAAATTGTAATGATAAttcaaatgaagaaaatcctcataatatttattgtcAAACTTATGAagaaggaaaaaataaatctaataataatataaacttTGATAATCAAATTGGGAATGAAACATTAAAACATATAGAAATGCAAAATCAAGAAACCCATGAAATGCATATCACTAAAAAAAACTCACAACTatctaagaaaaaaaattgtgaggattctcaaataaaaaatatttttttaaatacaacATCTGAAGAATTATTATCGAAAAATAGGAAAGacgataatgataataattctTTTTATCCTAATGATATCCATATTtctcaaaatgaaaaaaatgaggataatttatcaaaaacTGTAAACATTGAAAtaagttataaaaatggCTATCCAAAtaattacaaaataaatacagTACAAAATGAAGAAACAGAAACAATACAAAATATCGATTTAAATAGTGAATATTATACAAGTAGTAACAAAAAAGATGAACAATCATATGATGCCTTAAATTCTACTTACAATTATGCCAGTGACAATTATACACATTTAGAAGTTAATaacgaaaataatttatcatttaaacagttagacaataaaaaaaaaagaaaaatagaTGTTATAAAATGTGACGAAAGTATATCAAATAGCAGCAAAGCAATTTTTGAAGGAATGAAATCACAGTGTGGAGATTCAGAAGATAAAATCAATGATTCAATAAATTTAGATACAAACAAATCGCccattttatacaattttttggaagaaaaaaataatagtgaaACAAATCATACACCAAAAAATAACGAAGAAGAAATCATGAATAACCTATTTGGAATtgcaaaaaattatgtaaatttGCAGAAAAACCAAATGTATAAAGAAGAAGTAAATGCACAATATGAACAAGTTGGTAACATTTATAGTGACCATGATAAGGATGCGAAAAAAGAGaatgaacaaaaaatgtGGGGATATAGAAAATGGGAAAATATGGACCAAAATATGGACCAAAGTATGGATAAAAATGTGGAGGAAAAAAGTGGCAAAGAGCTGTATGAAGAGAGATATGTGACTCCCCCAAATGGAAATACTCAAAATGATCTTGAAGAATACGAAAAAGATAACAAAAAAGAAacaataaacaaaaaaagaaaaatgttcatagaaaatatagatatcGATGACAAAagttattatatgtataaagaGACACTGCTTAACTACATGAATAAATGTAACTATACaaatgaagaagaaaaaaaaatttttatgatgtttttaaaatttaacaAAGAATGGGTTTTATTAGAATTAAATGGATTAGAAGATATATATCATgattattttagaaaaaaaattgaagctttttataaatcatatttaataaaattgaagGTAAATAAACCCCAGACTAAGGAAAGTACAGATGATGAAACCGAACAAacacaaaataaaacatgtaAACAATCGAAAAATAGCATGCCTAACAAAATAGCGAATAAACGAAAAGAGCAAATTAGAGATCTTCAattaatttttgaaaaaaaaataaatacttcATGGATGTGTATGATATTCCctatacattttttgtacATATTcagttataaaatattttgtatacTTAAATATACCACAAAGAAAAGTAagaaaagaaagaaaaaggaaaaatatgatgatgatgataattgtagaaaaaataattatgaacatgatgaaaataattatataaatcttAATAATGATCaatatgatgaaaaagaTAAACAACTAACGAGTAAATTTAAAGGagtaaattttataaaatataaaaaggcATGGTGTTTTACATACATAGATGTAGatgataaaagaaaaaaaaaattatttcaaaTAGACGATTATGGGTTTAAAGAATCTAAAGCattatctattttatttcGAAAAAGTTTTGTATATCATTTGACAAAAATGCACACATTTTTAAACAGGTTgatatttaacaaaaatattaatatgaacATTTGCAATGAATTTGatgataaatatgaaaataaaataattagtAAACAAGTTAGTGCAAATTCTATTATTTATAACGGGACTATAAATGATTATATTGAGCACTATAAACGATATGAAGAATTTTTAGTATGTTatggaaaaattatttattttaatgaaatgaaaaatatatatttaaattcaaaagataaacaaaatgtattaaattatataccaATAGAAATACATAACAAAATAACTAATGATATTGAAcctataaatttattaacagGAACACgaaattatttttcaaaaaaatcaaaactTTTTACATTACCCAAAGGTATTGTATATTTATCAGGATATTTTCTATGggttgtattatatttaaataaaaacaacaaagaaattattatatcattttcaGTTCGAAAATATGGTTTTGAAAAAGCCAGAGCAAAATGTATTGaatgttattatattttattgaatAATTATGGATTTAAACCTATAAATATTTCAGGTGTAATTGATctaattttagaaaatgaTTTAGAATCAAAAAGTTATAATCTTTTAGATTATTCTactgaaaatattatatcattagaacatttattttattttttttctccttCATCTTATATccttaaaaataatactctctataaaaaaattaataacaaCACAACTCTTACTTCATATTATGATTCAATATTCCCTGGTGAGTATGAGCAAATTAGTTCGTTAgatatatttcaaaattttgaGGCATCTCACAAAATCGATGAACCAAATGAATCTACTAATGCTACATCTATAGATGTAGGACAAGGAAATTCTTCATATTCTTCAAACAcatggaataataatattgaaacAAATCAAGAATGGACTATccaaaaagaaaattttcaTACTTCTCAAATggatatacaaaataatgaaatgaaTATCGATGTCaatgataaagaaaatggTCTTAGAATTCCGATTGAACATActcaaaaaaacaaaatagaaaataaaaatgaatatgaaataatttataacaCTTTGAATACCgatatattttctaataACACTGTTGAtgctgaaaaaaaaaatataccttTATATTTCACAGATGATGAGAGCAAAAAAAGTAAGAAATTAAACAGAGATTTacaaaatacaaataacATGACTAGCCAATATAATATCAGTAACAATTCCTATCTTTTGAATACTTATTGTGATATAAATTTGGATAGTAGAAACAAATCTCCTAATTCGATAGAAAGAGACAATATGGGAAATTCCTATAATGATTTTTGTATGCCAAATAATATAGACCATAAAATTGAATTAAATGATGAATTGAATATGGAAAGAACACATGATGCAATTACTATTCCATTAACAATGCCAAACATGTTTGATAATGGCACCACTCCTGAATATAtagatgaaaatgaaaatgaaaatatgacGGAATTAAACAGTGAAACGAACAATATATCTTATCGTTATTATGaacatgaaaataaaaagataaataattttgaaaacacaaatataggaaataataatcataataatacatttataCATCCAAATATTTCCAAACAATCGATGAACAAAGATATATACAGTTTTTTGTGTGACAATAATTTACAAGActgttatttaaaaaaacattacgatgaattatttaataataaagaagtAAATAATTATGTCTTTAAAAAAGTGAGTAAAAAAGAAGAACACCTTGGAATTTTTATTCTACTAAATTCTCAATGGCTATCTGAttctttttttgataatataaatcaaATCGAAACAAAATATGCTGATATTTATTCttttgaaaattatttaaatactCGTGAAGAAGTTCTTAATTGGAAACATcaaaaaacatttattaaAGATTGCTCagatatttcaaaaaaattaccAAGAATTGTTGGGGTACATTATGATTCCCATACAAATGCTTGGGTTGTTAATTGtactataaataaaaagaggCATGACAAAAAATTTTTAGTCAAAACATTTGGCTTCTTACAAGCTAGAAAATTGGCAATAGAACACAGAAGAAAATTGTTTCAATCTTCAAAAAGGAACATGCCAAATTCGggcaaacaaaatattaaataa